TCGTCTCACCTTcttcttgatttttcttttctactcGAAGTTATGACGCTTGAGAACTCCGCCCTTAGAACCGCCGTTGGCGTGGCCGGTTAGTCCTCCAAAACACTCGTAAActttgcatgcatgcatgtgaaTAAAGGGACGCCAATGGTCTTTGAtctaatgaatttattttcttatcatttttgcAGGAAATGTCATCTCTTTCGGCCTGTTTCTTTCCCCATTGTAAACTTCTGTCTTCACTTTTAGATTAgcgttaattgttattatagttAATTAAAGTCGATTAATTAAAGTTTGTGGATGAATTAATGCAGCCCAACAATGATGAAAATATACAACCAAAAATCAGTACAGGCGTTCAAGCCTGATCCATACTTAGCCACTATTCTGAATTGCATTATGTGGATGTTCTACGGCTCACCTGCTGTCACACAAGACAACCTTCTGGTTATTACTATCAACGTTGCAGGTTTCATTTTGGAGACGGGCTATGTTGCCATCTTCTTCATCTATTCTCCCTGGGCAAAGCGCGTATGgaattatatatacattcatatataagcttaattaatgatttaattcaCTGCTTGTTTTCATGTAATAATAAGATTGTTGCTGTATAATTTCAGAGGAGGATTATGATGGTTCTTCTATTCGAAGTCATTTTCGCTGCTGTTGTGATTTTCATCACCTTGGTTTGTTTCCATACCCTTAAAGATAGAGCTATGATTGTGGGCATTGTCTGTATCGTCTTCAATGTAATCATGTACACTTCTCCTTTAACAGTCATGGTAAGTTAATCAATCTTCCATTGTTTAATCCAttgcaattttaattaatttttttagttatatcTACTAATTGAGTTCCCTTTTCTTGCAGAAAATGGTGATCAAGAGCAAGAGCGTCAAGTACATGCCATTTACTCTCTCATTAGCCAACTTTTTGAATGGTTGTGTCTGGGTTCTTTACGCAATTCTTAGCGCAGATCCATACGTCTTGGTAAGAAAACAttcaacaagaagaagaaatattaaGTTGATATAAGATATAATACTTTGTTTAatccaaaaatttatatataccatTTTTTTTTGCAGATTCCCAATCTTTTAGGAACAATTTCTGGTATAGTACAGCTAGTGTTGTACGCAATGTACTATAAAACAACAAACTGGGACGAGGACGATGAAGAAGATAGACCACCAGAGATTCAATTATCCAGCGATGCTTGATTACCACTCCAATTCCACCATGCAGCTTTCTAATTTTGATAcgtataataattttttaaattattatgttagaCAAACAGCAATAAGTTGTTTCATAACATCCGTTTCAAGATTCGGCTtgaagttttgttttgttttgttgagtTGTTTTACCTGGAGCACAATCTTGTATAAGATTGTTTTCaaggaataatttttttaacaatctaGCAAGGTTTACCGTTTATGTTGCCTCCATCAGTTTTACAGCATTGTGAAAAACAAAATGTAACTTCAGTTCTCAGGTTTAGCCACCAACTAAAAGAAGAGCAAGATCAGCAAATCAAATCATATGGCATATATAAAGGGAGATCTTACAGGAGGTAGGCAAGGCCAATCTATCACCACGCTGGCAAGTCAAATAGATACACAACCATGGAacacccaaaaagaaaaaaataaataaaaatagagtaAGAATTGAAAAGCTTTACACCATTCAACCAGGTGAGAGATGTAGCGCAGGTCCTCAGGCTGTACTCACTCTCACCTCTCTTGGCTTCTTTCCGTTTAATATGATGTTCACTCCTCGCACAAATATTTCTTGTAACTCTTGGATATTAAAAACACCTCAACCCTTCATCTGCTTCAAGGCCCTCGATACCTTCTAAAGCAGAGACAACCTTGAGCTTGATCAACAGGGATCATACCACCACCCTTTGATGTGTCAATGGCCTCCATCATTGTAACTACCTCATCCATCTCTGGCCGTTTATCTGGATTAGCATCCCAGCATCGCTTCATTACATTTGCTAGTGAACTTGGGCAACATCTTGGGATCTCTGGTCTCAAATTCTGTTTCAAGAtggatataattaaaatctagaaattaataattttttggtgTAATTAATCTTTTCGATGAAGCCTGATTTTAAACACTCCATGTGCAATGAACAAAAACGATTGGTGTACAAGCAGACACCATACCTGATGAACCACAGCTGAGGTGAATTCCGAGAAACTAAGGTCAGGATATGGCATGTCACAGCAATATATCTCCCATAAACAGATGCCAAAACTGTAGACATCACATTTCCTGTTATATGGGTTGCCATTGAGAACCTGAAACCAAACCATTAATTTGATGAGTCTTAAAGCATTCacttttttataatgtttattggcttttttcttctttaattcaCGTTCATGCACATTCAGTTTAGGTAAAAATCCTACTTACAAGACACCTTTAAGCAAAATGTTCCCAT
Above is a genomic segment from Mangifera indica cultivar Alphonso chromosome 3, CATAS_Mindica_2.1, whole genome shotgun sequence containing:
- the LOC123212104 gene encoding bidirectional sugar transporter SWEET5-like — translated: MTLENSALRTAVGVAGNVISFGLFLSPFPTMMKIYNQKSVQAFKPDPYLATILNCIMWMFYGSPAVTQDNLLVITINVAGFILETGYVAIFFIYSPWAKRRRIMMVLLFEVIFAAVVIFITLVCFHTLKDRAMIVGIVCIVFNVIMYTSPLTVMKMVIKSKSVKYMPFTLSLANFLNGCVWVLYAILSADPYVLIPNLLGTISGIVQLVLYAMYYKTTNWDEDDEEDRPPEIQLSSDA